From the Fusobacterium perfoetens ATCC 29250 genome, one window contains:
- the disA gene encoding DNA integrity scanning diadenylate cyclase DisA — protein sequence MNREKMLDVFNLVQPGTKLREGLDNILDGSKGALIVVGMDSEVQKIIDGGFFLECEYTPERLFELSKMDGAIILDEKVSKILYANVHLQPNIEYTTDESGTRHRTAQRAAKQLKNRLVIAISERKRVLTLYKGEERYKLKSLLELTNEASQALNTVERYTKVLEQGLGNLTILELDDMVTVEDVCEVLQKFEMLKRIKKYVYECIQELGDEGKLINLQLEDLLKGIEEEEDELLSDYYLKGDEDEDIERVKKELGEIEDVDIFDTTKIAGILGLGKTVSKLDNTITPKGYRILSKFGKLNDRDIETLVEKFGELPKIQEASIDELVEIKGISKFKANAIKKGIERLKFTVELDK from the coding sequence ATGAATAGAGAGAAAATGTTAGATGTCTTTAATTTAGTTCAACCAGGTACAAAATTAAGAGAAGGATTAGATAATATACTAGATGGAAGTAAAGGAGCTTTAATAGTAGTTGGAATGGATAGTGAAGTTCAAAAGATAATAGATGGGGGATTTTTTTTAGAGTGTGAATATACACCAGAAAGATTATTTGAATTATCTAAAATGGATGGAGCCATAATATTAGATGAAAAAGTTTCTAAAATTTTATATGCTAATGTTCATTTACAGCCTAATATAGAGTATACAACAGATGAAAGTGGAACAAGACATAGAACAGCTCAAAGAGCAGCAAAACAATTAAAAAATAGGTTAGTCATAGCAATTTCAGAAAGAAAAAGAGTATTAACTTTATATAAAGGCGAAGAACGTTATAAATTAAAAAGTTTATTAGAACTTACAAACGAAGCTTCTCAAGCTTTAAATACAGTTGAAAGATATACAAAAGTATTGGAACAAGGGTTAGGAAATCTTACTATATTAGAATTAGATGATATGGTAACAGTAGAAGATGTTTGTGAAGTTTTACAAAAATTTGAGATGTTAAAAAGAATAAAAAAATATGTGTATGAATGTATTCAAGAATTAGGTGATGAAGGAAAATTAATAAATCTTCAATTAGAAGATTTGTTAAAAGGAATAGAAGAGGAAGAAGATGAACTTTTAAGTGATTATTATTTAAAAGGTGACGAAGATGAAGATATAGAAAGAGTAAAAAAAGAATTGGGAGAAATAGAAGATGTAGATATATTCGATACAACAAAAATAGCAGGAATATTAGGTCTAGGAAAAACAGTTTCAAAACTAGATAATACAATAACTCCTAAAGGATATCGTATTCTTAGCAAGTTCGGGAAATTAAATGATAGAGATATAGAAACTTTAGTAGAAAAATTTGGAGAATTACCAAAAATTCAAGAAGCAAGCATAGATGAGCTTGTAGAAATTAAAGGAATAAGTAAATTTAAAGCTAATGCTATAAAAAAAGGGATAGAAAGATTAAAATTTACAGTAGAATTAGATAAATAA
- the radA gene encoding DNA repair protein RadA gives MKKENSMYICKECGYKSVKWLGKCPNCGEWGSLEIEEEKDINVGNKKITKQIFSEEEINKKIISFNEIEMEDNFRYKTRVKEFDRILGGGLVQGEVILLTGNPGIGKSTLLLQMANEYTRYGEVFYISGEESLAQIKNRGERLGIKNNKLFLISETNIDKIYEYVAIKKPKVVIVDSIQTLFSENSESTAGAPTQIREATLKIVDVAKKNNICFFIVGHITKDGKVAGPKMLEHMVDAVFNFEGEEGLFYRILRSEKNRFGSTNEIAIFSMEEDGLKEIQNSSEYFISERNEKNIGSIIVPVLEGTKVFLLEIQTLITEGNPIGIPKRVVQGFDRNRIQILMAIGEKRMGINLGNKDVFVNIPGGLSIKDPSADLGVLISLLSVYKNVEISQKIAAIGELGLRGEIRKVFFIDKRLRELEKLGFKGVYVPESNRKEIEKKQYNLKLIYLKNLDEFLERI, from the coding sequence ATGAAAAAAGAAAATTCTATGTATATTTGTAAAGAATGTGGATACAAAAGTGTAAAATGGCTTGGGAAATGTCCAAATTGTGGAGAATGGGGAAGCCTAGAAATTGAAGAAGAAAAAGATATAAATGTTGGAAATAAAAAAATTACAAAACAAATATTTTCAGAAGAAGAAATAAATAAAAAAATAATTTCTTTTAATGAAATTGAAATGGAAGATAACTTTCGATATAAAACTAGAGTCAAAGAATTTGATAGGATATTAGGTGGAGGGCTTGTTCAAGGAGAAGTTATTTTATTGACTGGAAATCCAGGAATAGGAAAATCTACTTTATTATTACAAATGGCTAATGAGTATACAAGATATGGAGAAGTCTTTTATATTTCAGGAGAAGAATCATTAGCTCAAATAAAAAATAGAGGAGAAAGATTAGGAATTAAAAATAATAAATTATTTTTAATTTCAGAAACTAATATTGATAAGATTTATGAGTATGTTGCTATCAAAAAACCAAAAGTAGTTATAGTGGATTCTATTCAAACTTTATTTAGTGAAAATAGTGAATCTACAGCAGGAGCTCCAACTCAGATTCGTGAAGCTACTTTAAAAATAGTAGATGTAGCTAAAAAAAATAATATATGTTTTTTTATAGTTGGACACATAACAAAAGATGGAAAAGTTGCAGGACCTAAAATGTTAGAACATATGGTAGATGCAGTTTTTAATTTTGAAGGAGAAGAGGGACTTTTTTATAGAATACTTAGAAGTGAAAAAAATAGATTTGGTTCAACTAATGAGATAGCGATATTTAGTATGGAAGAAGATGGATTAAAAGAAATTCAAAATTCTTCTGAATATTTTATAAGTGAAAGAAATGAAAAAAATATTGGTAGTATAATAGTTCCTGTTTTAGAAGGAACAAAAGTATTTTTATTAGAAATACAAACTCTTATAACAGAAGGAAATCCTATAGGAATACCTAAAAGGGTTGTTCAAGGATTTGATAGAAATAGAATACAAATTTTAATGGCCATTGGAGAAAAAAGAATGGGGATAAATTTGGGGAATAAAGATGTTTTTGTCAATATTCCTGGAGGCTTATCAATAAAAGACCCATCAGCTGATTTAGGAGTTTTAATATCATTATTATCAGTTTATAAAAATGTAGAAATAAGCCAAAAGATAGCAGCTATAGGAGAATTAGGGTTAAGAGGTGAAATAAGAAAAGTCTTTTTTATTGATAAAAGATTAAGAGAATTAGAAAAATTAGGATTTAAAGGTGTTTATGTTCCAGAAAGTAATAGAAAAGAAATAGAAAAAAAACAATATAATTTAAAATTAATTTATCTTAAAAACTTAGATGAGTTTTTAGAAAGGATTTAG
- the coaD gene encoding pantetheine-phosphate adenylyltransferase, translating to MKIGVYSGSFDPITLGHQDVIKRAAQMFDKLIVVVCNNSEKKYWFSLEERTEMVKELLKDYDNIEIDNYSGLIVNYLIEKDITFIVRGVRNQEDCALELYFADGNYMISDKKVDTVFIPAMKEYIHTSSTAAREIARYGGKVECYVDEKIAKKVLERGKIYAPK from the coding sequence ATGAAGATTGGGGTATATTCTGGAAGTTTTGACCCAATAACTTTAGGACATCAGGATGTAATAAAAAGAGCAGCTCAGATGTTCGATAAATTAATAGTAGTTGTTTGCAATAATAGTGAAAAAAAATATTGGTTTTCTTTAGAAGAGAGAACAGAAATGGTAAAAGAATTATTAAAAGATTATGATAATATAGAGATTGATAATTATTCAGGACTTATTGTAAATTATTTAATAGAAAAAGATATTACTTTTATTGTAAGAGGAGTTAGAAATCAAGAGGATTGTGCCTTAGAATTATATTTTGCTGATGGAAATTATATGATTTCTGATAAAAAAGTCGATACAGTATTTATTCCAGCTATGAAAGAATATATTCATACAAGTTCTACAGCAGCTAGAGAAATAGCTAGATATGGTGGAAAAGTAGAGTGTTATGTTGATGAAAAAATAGCTAAAAAAGTATTGGAAAGAGGAAAAATATATGCTCCAAAATAA